From Syngnathus scovelli strain Florida chromosome 14, RoL_Ssco_1.2, whole genome shotgun sequence, one genomic window encodes:
- the map4k5 gene encoding mitogen-activated protein kinase kinase kinase kinase 5 isoform X3 produces the protein MDIFPRPSGEIQRRNPQHDFELIQRVGSGTYGDVYKARNIQTGELTAVKIIKLEAGDDFSIIQQEIFMVKECMHHNIVAYFGSYLCREKLWICMEYCGGGSLQDIYHVTGPLSEVQIAYVCRETLQGLGYLHTKGKMHRDIKGANILLTNDGDVKLADFGVAAKITATIAKRKSFIGTPYWMAPEVAAVEKNGGYNQLCDIWAVGITSIELAELQPPMFDLHPMRALFLMSKSSFQPPKLKDKNKWSAAFHNFVKVSLTKNPKKRPTADKLLSHVYVSQTSLTRRLAVDLLDKMNNPDNHQHYNEADDDDLEPLSVVRHTIRSTNKHARAERTRSEMASNNGTERGGPQSPQGSQAVDKLQFEPPLRKETEAHSEMDVSKDTDFQSPWSPFAEGGITARSLLKSVEDELFQRGHVAHLHDAFNDVELSTLKPGYPPPRPPKPRLRIPCEDAALNDEQSLTVRRFPNGENSPSQALRRLSTPDHGNKARSSSPDYLSVSVSSPGLLSHASDQDDDSDGSLNGDSPKPAPHRAHRKLKKDFPKPAINGLPPTPKVLMGACFSKVFDGCPLKINCATSWIHPDTKDQYLIFGTEDGIYTLNLNELHEATMEQLFPRKCTWLYVINNNLMSLSGKNFQLYSHNLIGLFEQLKKPGLAAQLQTHRFPDKILPRRFALTTKIPDTKGCHKCCIVRNPYTGHKYLCGALQSGIVLLQWYEPMQRFMLIKHFDFPLPSPLKVFEMLVVPEQEYPLLCVAISQGAEPGQVVRFETINLNSCSSWFTEMGTSNQQVDAIHVTQLERDTVLVCLDQNLKIVNLQGKLKSNKKLASELSFDFGIGSVVCLQDSVLAFWKHGMQGKSFKSNEVTQEICDPSRVFRLLGSDRVVVLESRPTDNPTALSNLYILAGHENSY, from the exons ATGGACATATTTCCTCGGCCCAGCGGCGAGATCCAGCGGCGAAACCCTCAACATGACTTTGAGCTCATCCAGCGGGTGGGAAGTGGCACCTATGGGGATGTCTACAAG GCGCGCAACATCCAAACGGGAGAGCTGACCGCCGTCAAGATCATCAAGCTGGAAGCAG GGGACGACTTTTCCATCATCCAGCAGGAAATCTTCATGGTGAAGGAATGCATGCACCACAATATCGTGGCCTACTTTGGGAGCTACCTCTG TCGAGAGAAGCTGTGGATATGCATGGAGTACTGCGGTGGCGGATCCCTGCAGGACATTTATCATG TTACAGGTCCTCTTTCAGAGGTGCAGATTGCGTACGTCTGCCGGGAGACTTTACAg ggTTTGGGATACCTCCACACCAAAGGCAAGATGCACCGTGACATTAAG GGCGCCAACATACTTCTGACAAACGACGGTGACGTCAAGTTAG CTGATTTTGGCGTCGCAGCAAAAATAaccgccaccatcgccaagagaAAGTCCTTCATCGGGACGCCTTACTG GATGGCTCCGGAGGTGGCGGCGGTGGAGAAGAATGGCGGCTACAACCAGCTGTGCGACATCTGGGCGGTGGGCATCACGTCCATCGAGCTGGCGGAGTTGCAGCCGCCCATGTTTGACCTGCACCCAATGAG GGCCTTGTTTCTGATGTCGAAGAGCAGCTTCCAACCACCCAAgctaaaagacaaaaacaaatg GTCCGCCGCCTTCCACAACTTTGTCAAAGTGTCCCTGACCAAGAACCCCAAGAAGAGGCCCACTGCCGACAAGCTCCTTTCG CACGTGTACGTGTCCCAGACAAGCTTGACGAGGCGGCTCGCCGTCGACCTCCTGGACAAGATGAACAACCCCGACAACCACCAGCATTACAACGAGGCGGACGACGATGACCTTGAG CCCCTCTCGGTGGTCCGGCACACCATCCGCTCCACCAACAAGCACGCTCGGGCCGAGAGGACGCGCTCTGAGATGGCCt CAAACAATGGGACAGAGCGAGGAGGGCCGCAATCCCCTCAAGGGAGCCAAGCAG TCGACAAGTTGCAATTCGAGCCGCCGCTGCGCAAAGAAACGGAAGCGCATTCGGAAATG GATGTGAGTAAAGATACTGACTTCCAGTCCCCCTGGAGCCCCTTTGCTGAGGGGGGAATAACAGCCAG GAGTCTCCTCAAAAGCGTTGAGGACGAGTTGTTCCAACG GGGACACGTCGCTCACCTCCATGACGCCTTCAATGATGTGGAACT atcTACTCTCAAGCCAGGGTATCCTCCTCCTCGCCCCCCGAAG CCCCGCTTGCGCATCCCCTGCGAGGACGCCGCCCTCAACGACGAGCAGTCGCTGACCGTGCGGCGCTTCCCCAACGGCGAAAACAGTCCGAGCCAGGCGTTGCGACGCCTGAGCACGCCGGATCACGGCAACAAAGCCAGGAGCTCGTCGCCGGACTACCTTTCCGTCAGCGTCAGCAGCCCCGGGCTCCTGTCGCACGCCTCGGACCAGG ACGACGACTCGGACGGAAGCTTGAATGGCGACAGCCCCAAGCCGGCCCCCCACCGGGCGCATCGGAAGCTGAAGAAGGATTTTCCC AAACCGGCTATCAATGGCTTGCCGCCAACACCCAAAGTGCTG ATGGGCGCTTGCTTCTCCAAAGTGTTCGATGGGTGTCCCCTGAAGATCAACTGCGCCACCTCCTGGATCCATCCGGACACCAAAG ATCAATACCTGATCTTTGGGACAGAGGATGGCATCTACACGCTCAATCTGAACGAGCTGCACGAGGCCACGATGGAGCAG CTGTTCCCCAGGAAGTGCACGTGGCTGTACGTTATCAACAACAACCTGATGTCTTTATCGG GGAAAAACTTCCAGCTGTACTCCCACAACCTCATTGGGCTCTTTGAGCAGCTGAAGAAACCCGGCTTGGCCGCCCAGCTCCAGACGCACCGCTTCCCGGACAAGATCCTGCCAAG GAGGTTCGCCTTGACAACCAAGATCCCCGACACAAAGGGTTGTCACAAGTGCTGCATCG TGCGCAACCCGTACACAGGCCACAAATACCTATGCGGAGCGCTGCAGTCCGGCATTGTCCTCCTGCAGTGGTATGAGCCCATGCAGAGGTTTATGCTCATCAAG CACTTTGACTTCCCGCTTCCCAGTCCGCTGAAAGTGTTTGAGATGCTGGTGGTGCCCGAGCAGGAGTACCCGCTGCTGTGCGTGGCCATCAGCCAAGGCGCCGAGCCCGGCCAGGTGGTGCGCTTCGAGACCATTAACCTCAACTCCTGCTCTTCCTGGTTTACCGAGATGGGAACCA GTAATCAGCAGGTGGATGCCATCCACGTCACCCAGCTGGAAAGAGACACAGTGTTGGTGTGTTTGGACC AAAACTTGAAGATTGTCAACCTTCAAGGCAAACTGAAGTCCAACAAGAAGCTGGCGTCCGAGCTCAGTTTTGACTTTGGCATCGGATCAGTTG TGTGCCTGCAGGACAGCGTTCTGGCCTTCTGGAAGCACGGCATGCAGGGCAAGAGCTTCAAATCCAACGAG GTAACTCAGGAGATCTGCGACCCAAGCAGAGTTTTCCGCCTCCTCGGATCCGACAG GGTGGTGGTTCTGGAGAGCCGGCCGACGGACAACCCGACGGCGTTGAGCAACCTCTACATCCTGGCTGGTCATGAGAACAGTTACTGA
- the map4k5 gene encoding mitogen-activated protein kinase kinase kinase kinase 5 isoform X1: protein MDIFPRPSGEIQRRNPQHDFELIQRVGSGTYGDVYKARNIQTGELTAVKIIKLEAGDDFSIIQQEIFMVKECMHHNIVAYFGSYLCREKLWICMEYCGGGSLQDIYHVTGPLSEVQIAYVCRETLQGLGYLHTKGKMHRDIKGANILLTNDGDVKLADFGVAAKITATIAKRKSFIGTPYWMAPEVAAVEKNGGYNQLCDIWAVGITSIELAELQPPMFDLHPMRALFLMSKSSFQPPKLKDKNKWSAAFHNFVKVSLTKNPKKRPTADKLLSHVYVSQTSLTRRLAVDLLDKMNNPDNHQHYNEADDDDLEPLSVVRHTIRSTNKHARAERTRSEMASNNGTERGGPQSPQGSQAVDKLQFEPPLRKETEAHSEMDVSKDTDFQSPWSPFAEGGITARSLLKSVEDELFQRGHVAHLHDAFNDVELSTLKPGYPPPRPPKPRLRIPCEDAALNDEQSLTVRRFPNGENSPSQALRRLSTPDHGNKARSSSPDYLSVSVSSPGLLSHASDQAVSKCECKDDDSDGSLNGDSPKPAPHRAHRKLKKDFPKPAINGLPPTPKVLMGACFSKVFDGCPLKINCATSWIHPDTKDQYLIFGTEDGIYTLNLNELHEATMEQLFPRKCTWLYVINNNLMSLSGKNFQLYSHNLIGLFEQLKKPGLAAQLQTHRFPDKILPRRFALTTKIPDTKGCHKCCIVRNPYTGHKYLCGALQSGIVLLQWYEPMQRFMLIKHFDFPLPSPLKVFEMLVVPEQEYPLLCVAISQGAEPGQVVRFETINLNSCSSWFTEMGTSNQQVDAIHVTQLERDTVLVCLDQNLKIVNLQGKLKSNKKLASELSFDFGIGSVVCLQDSVLAFWKHGMQGKSFKSNEVTQEICDPSRVFRLLGSDRVVVLESRPTDNPTALSNLYILAGHENSY, encoded by the exons ATGGACATATTTCCTCGGCCCAGCGGCGAGATCCAGCGGCGAAACCCTCAACATGACTTTGAGCTCATCCAGCGGGTGGGAAGTGGCACCTATGGGGATGTCTACAAG GCGCGCAACATCCAAACGGGAGAGCTGACCGCCGTCAAGATCATCAAGCTGGAAGCAG GGGACGACTTTTCCATCATCCAGCAGGAAATCTTCATGGTGAAGGAATGCATGCACCACAATATCGTGGCCTACTTTGGGAGCTACCTCTG TCGAGAGAAGCTGTGGATATGCATGGAGTACTGCGGTGGCGGATCCCTGCAGGACATTTATCATG TTACAGGTCCTCTTTCAGAGGTGCAGATTGCGTACGTCTGCCGGGAGACTTTACAg ggTTTGGGATACCTCCACACCAAAGGCAAGATGCACCGTGACATTAAG GGCGCCAACATACTTCTGACAAACGACGGTGACGTCAAGTTAG CTGATTTTGGCGTCGCAGCAAAAATAaccgccaccatcgccaagagaAAGTCCTTCATCGGGACGCCTTACTG GATGGCTCCGGAGGTGGCGGCGGTGGAGAAGAATGGCGGCTACAACCAGCTGTGCGACATCTGGGCGGTGGGCATCACGTCCATCGAGCTGGCGGAGTTGCAGCCGCCCATGTTTGACCTGCACCCAATGAG GGCCTTGTTTCTGATGTCGAAGAGCAGCTTCCAACCACCCAAgctaaaagacaaaaacaaatg GTCCGCCGCCTTCCACAACTTTGTCAAAGTGTCCCTGACCAAGAACCCCAAGAAGAGGCCCACTGCCGACAAGCTCCTTTCG CACGTGTACGTGTCCCAGACAAGCTTGACGAGGCGGCTCGCCGTCGACCTCCTGGACAAGATGAACAACCCCGACAACCACCAGCATTACAACGAGGCGGACGACGATGACCTTGAG CCCCTCTCGGTGGTCCGGCACACCATCCGCTCCACCAACAAGCACGCTCGGGCCGAGAGGACGCGCTCTGAGATGGCCt CAAACAATGGGACAGAGCGAGGAGGGCCGCAATCCCCTCAAGGGAGCCAAGCAG TCGACAAGTTGCAATTCGAGCCGCCGCTGCGCAAAGAAACGGAAGCGCATTCGGAAATG GATGTGAGTAAAGATACTGACTTCCAGTCCCCCTGGAGCCCCTTTGCTGAGGGGGGAATAACAGCCAG GAGTCTCCTCAAAAGCGTTGAGGACGAGTTGTTCCAACG GGGACACGTCGCTCACCTCCATGACGCCTTCAATGATGTGGAACT atcTACTCTCAAGCCAGGGTATCCTCCTCCTCGCCCCCCGAAG CCCCGCTTGCGCATCCCCTGCGAGGACGCCGCCCTCAACGACGAGCAGTCGCTGACCGTGCGGCGCTTCCCCAACGGCGAAAACAGTCCGAGCCAGGCGTTGCGACGCCTGAGCACGCCGGATCACGGCAACAAAGCCAGGAGCTCGTCGCCGGACTACCTTTCCGTCAGCGTCAGCAGCCCCGGGCTCCTGTCGCACGCCTCGGACCAGG CTGTCAGTAAGTGTGAATGCAAAG ACGACGACTCGGACGGAAGCTTGAATGGCGACAGCCCCAAGCCGGCCCCCCACCGGGCGCATCGGAAGCTGAAGAAGGATTTTCCC AAACCGGCTATCAATGGCTTGCCGCCAACACCCAAAGTGCTG ATGGGCGCTTGCTTCTCCAAAGTGTTCGATGGGTGTCCCCTGAAGATCAACTGCGCCACCTCCTGGATCCATCCGGACACCAAAG ATCAATACCTGATCTTTGGGACAGAGGATGGCATCTACACGCTCAATCTGAACGAGCTGCACGAGGCCACGATGGAGCAG CTGTTCCCCAGGAAGTGCACGTGGCTGTACGTTATCAACAACAACCTGATGTCTTTATCGG GGAAAAACTTCCAGCTGTACTCCCACAACCTCATTGGGCTCTTTGAGCAGCTGAAGAAACCCGGCTTGGCCGCCCAGCTCCAGACGCACCGCTTCCCGGACAAGATCCTGCCAAG GAGGTTCGCCTTGACAACCAAGATCCCCGACACAAAGGGTTGTCACAAGTGCTGCATCG TGCGCAACCCGTACACAGGCCACAAATACCTATGCGGAGCGCTGCAGTCCGGCATTGTCCTCCTGCAGTGGTATGAGCCCATGCAGAGGTTTATGCTCATCAAG CACTTTGACTTCCCGCTTCCCAGTCCGCTGAAAGTGTTTGAGATGCTGGTGGTGCCCGAGCAGGAGTACCCGCTGCTGTGCGTGGCCATCAGCCAAGGCGCCGAGCCCGGCCAGGTGGTGCGCTTCGAGACCATTAACCTCAACTCCTGCTCTTCCTGGTTTACCGAGATGGGAACCA GTAATCAGCAGGTGGATGCCATCCACGTCACCCAGCTGGAAAGAGACACAGTGTTGGTGTGTTTGGACC AAAACTTGAAGATTGTCAACCTTCAAGGCAAACTGAAGTCCAACAAGAAGCTGGCGTCCGAGCTCAGTTTTGACTTTGGCATCGGATCAGTTG TGTGCCTGCAGGACAGCGTTCTGGCCTTCTGGAAGCACGGCATGCAGGGCAAGAGCTTCAAATCCAACGAG GTAACTCAGGAGATCTGCGACCCAAGCAGAGTTTTCCGCCTCCTCGGATCCGACAG GGTGGTGGTTCTGGAGAGCCGGCCGACGGACAACCCGACGGCGTTGAGCAACCTCTACATCCTGGCTGGTCATGAGAACAGTTACTGA
- the map4k5 gene encoding mitogen-activated protein kinase kinase kinase kinase 5 isoform X2, whose amino-acid sequence MDIFPRPSGEIQRRNPQHDFELIQRVGSGTYGDVYKARNIQTGELTAVKIIKLEAGDDFSIIQQEIFMVKECMHHNIVAYFGSYLCREKLWICMEYCGGGSLQDIYHVTGPLSEVQIAYVCRETLQGLGYLHTKGKMHRDIKGANILLTNDGDVKLADFGVAAKITATIAKRKSFIGTPYWMAPEVAAVEKNGGYNQLCDIWAVGITSIELAELQPPMFDLHPMRALFLMSKSSFQPPKLKDKNKWSAAFHNFVKVSLTKNPKKRPTADKLLSHVYVSQTSLTRRLAVDLLDKMNNPDNHQHYNEADDDDLEPLSVVRHTIRSTNKHARAERTRSEMAFDKLQFEPPLRKETEAHSEMDVSKDTDFQSPWSPFAEGGITARGHVAHLHDAFNDVELSTLKPGYPPPRPPKPRLRIPCEDAALNDEQSLTVRRFPNGENSPSQALRRLSTPDHGNKARSSSPDYLSVSVSSPGLLSHASDQDDDSDGSLNGDSPKPAPHRAHRKLKKDFPKPAINGLPPTPKVLMGACFSKVFDGCPLKINCATSWIHPDTKDQYLIFGTEDGIYTLNLNELHEATMEQLFPRKCTWLYVINNNLMSLSGKNFQLYSHNLIGLFEQLKKPGLAAQLQTHRFPDKILPRRFALTTKIPDTKGCHKCCIVRNPYTGHKYLCGALQSGIVLLQWYEPMQRFMLIKHFDFPLPSPLKVFEMLVVPEQEYPLLCVAISQGAEPGQVVRFETINLNSCSSWFTEMGTSNQQVDAIHVTQLERDTVLVCLDQNLKIVNLQGKLKSNKKLASELSFDFGIGSVVCLQDSVLAFWKHGMQGKSFKSNEVTQEICDPSRVFRLLGSDRVVVLESRPTDNPTALSNLYILAGHENSY is encoded by the exons ATGGACATATTTCCTCGGCCCAGCGGCGAGATCCAGCGGCGAAACCCTCAACATGACTTTGAGCTCATCCAGCGGGTGGGAAGTGGCACCTATGGGGATGTCTACAAG GCGCGCAACATCCAAACGGGAGAGCTGACCGCCGTCAAGATCATCAAGCTGGAAGCAG GGGACGACTTTTCCATCATCCAGCAGGAAATCTTCATGGTGAAGGAATGCATGCACCACAATATCGTGGCCTACTTTGGGAGCTACCTCTG TCGAGAGAAGCTGTGGATATGCATGGAGTACTGCGGTGGCGGATCCCTGCAGGACATTTATCATG TTACAGGTCCTCTTTCAGAGGTGCAGATTGCGTACGTCTGCCGGGAGACTTTACAg ggTTTGGGATACCTCCACACCAAAGGCAAGATGCACCGTGACATTAAG GGCGCCAACATACTTCTGACAAACGACGGTGACGTCAAGTTAG CTGATTTTGGCGTCGCAGCAAAAATAaccgccaccatcgccaagagaAAGTCCTTCATCGGGACGCCTTACTG GATGGCTCCGGAGGTGGCGGCGGTGGAGAAGAATGGCGGCTACAACCAGCTGTGCGACATCTGGGCGGTGGGCATCACGTCCATCGAGCTGGCGGAGTTGCAGCCGCCCATGTTTGACCTGCACCCAATGAG GGCCTTGTTTCTGATGTCGAAGAGCAGCTTCCAACCACCCAAgctaaaagacaaaaacaaatg GTCCGCCGCCTTCCACAACTTTGTCAAAGTGTCCCTGACCAAGAACCCCAAGAAGAGGCCCACTGCCGACAAGCTCCTTTCG CACGTGTACGTGTCCCAGACAAGCTTGACGAGGCGGCTCGCCGTCGACCTCCTGGACAAGATGAACAACCCCGACAACCACCAGCATTACAACGAGGCGGACGACGATGACCTTGAG CCCCTCTCGGTGGTCCGGCACACCATCCGCTCCACCAACAAGCACGCTCGGGCCGAGAGGACGCGCTCTGAGATGGCCt TCGACAAGTTGCAATTCGAGCCGCCGCTGCGCAAAGAAACGGAAGCGCATTCGGAAATG GATGTGAGTAAAGATACTGACTTCCAGTCCCCCTGGAGCCCCTTTGCTGAGGGGGGAATAACAGCCAG GGGACACGTCGCTCACCTCCATGACGCCTTCAATGATGTGGAACT atcTACTCTCAAGCCAGGGTATCCTCCTCCTCGCCCCCCGAAG CCCCGCTTGCGCATCCCCTGCGAGGACGCCGCCCTCAACGACGAGCAGTCGCTGACCGTGCGGCGCTTCCCCAACGGCGAAAACAGTCCGAGCCAGGCGTTGCGACGCCTGAGCACGCCGGATCACGGCAACAAAGCCAGGAGCTCGTCGCCGGACTACCTTTCCGTCAGCGTCAGCAGCCCCGGGCTCCTGTCGCACGCCTCGGACCAGG ACGACGACTCGGACGGAAGCTTGAATGGCGACAGCCCCAAGCCGGCCCCCCACCGGGCGCATCGGAAGCTGAAGAAGGATTTTCCC AAACCGGCTATCAATGGCTTGCCGCCAACACCCAAAGTGCTG ATGGGCGCTTGCTTCTCCAAAGTGTTCGATGGGTGTCCCCTGAAGATCAACTGCGCCACCTCCTGGATCCATCCGGACACCAAAG ATCAATACCTGATCTTTGGGACAGAGGATGGCATCTACACGCTCAATCTGAACGAGCTGCACGAGGCCACGATGGAGCAG CTGTTCCCCAGGAAGTGCACGTGGCTGTACGTTATCAACAACAACCTGATGTCTTTATCGG GGAAAAACTTCCAGCTGTACTCCCACAACCTCATTGGGCTCTTTGAGCAGCTGAAGAAACCCGGCTTGGCCGCCCAGCTCCAGACGCACCGCTTCCCGGACAAGATCCTGCCAAG GAGGTTCGCCTTGACAACCAAGATCCCCGACACAAAGGGTTGTCACAAGTGCTGCATCG TGCGCAACCCGTACACAGGCCACAAATACCTATGCGGAGCGCTGCAGTCCGGCATTGTCCTCCTGCAGTGGTATGAGCCCATGCAGAGGTTTATGCTCATCAAG CACTTTGACTTCCCGCTTCCCAGTCCGCTGAAAGTGTTTGAGATGCTGGTGGTGCCCGAGCAGGAGTACCCGCTGCTGTGCGTGGCCATCAGCCAAGGCGCCGAGCCCGGCCAGGTGGTGCGCTTCGAGACCATTAACCTCAACTCCTGCTCTTCCTGGTTTACCGAGATGGGAACCA GTAATCAGCAGGTGGATGCCATCCACGTCACCCAGCTGGAAAGAGACACAGTGTTGGTGTGTTTGGACC AAAACTTGAAGATTGTCAACCTTCAAGGCAAACTGAAGTCCAACAAGAAGCTGGCGTCCGAGCTCAGTTTTGACTTTGGCATCGGATCAGTTG TGTGCCTGCAGGACAGCGTTCTGGCCTTCTGGAAGCACGGCATGCAGGGCAAGAGCTTCAAATCCAACGAG GTAACTCAGGAGATCTGCGACCCAAGCAGAGTTTTCCGCCTCCTCGGATCCGACAG GGTGGTGGTTCTGGAGAGCCGGCCGACGGACAACCCGACGGCGTTGAGCAACCTCTACATCCTGGCTGGTCATGAGAACAGTTACTGA
- the map4k5 gene encoding mitogen-activated protein kinase kinase kinase kinase 5 isoform X4: MDIFPRPSGEIQRRNPQHDFELIQRVGSGTYGDVYKARNIQTGELTAVKIIKLEAGDDFSIIQQEIFMVKECMHHNIVAYFGSYLCREKLWICMEYCGGGSLQDIYHVTGPLSEVQIAYVCRETLQGLGYLHTKGKMHRDIKGANILLTNDGDVKLADFGVAAKITATIAKRKSFIGTPYWMAPEVAAVEKNGGYNQLCDIWAVGITSIELAELQPPMFDLHPMRALFLMSKSSFQPPKLKDKNKWSAAFHNFVKVSLTKNPKKRPTADKLLSHVYVSQTSLTRRLAVDLLDKMNNPDNHQHYNEADDDDLEPLSVVRHTIRSTNKHARAERTRSEMAFDKLQFEPPLRKETEAHSEMDVSKDTDFQSPWSPFAEGGITARSLLKSVEDELFQRGHVAHLHDAFNDVELSTLKPGYPPPRPPKPRLRIPCEDAALNDEQSLTVRRFPNGENSPSQALRRLSTPDHGNKARSSSPDYLSVSVSSPGLLSHASDQDDDSDGSLNGDSPKPAPHRAHRKLKKDFPKPAINGLPPTPKVLMGACFSKVFDGCPLKINCATSWIHPDTKDQYLIFGTEDGIYTLNLNELHEATMEQLFPRKCTWLYVINNNLMSLSGKNFQLYSHNLIGLFEQLKKPGLAAQLQTHRFPDKILPRRFALTTKIPDTKGCHKCCIVRNPYTGHKYLCGALQSGIVLLQWYEPMQRFMLIKHFDFPLPSPLKVFEMLVVPEQEYPLLCVAISQGAEPGQVVRFETINLNSCSSWFTEMGTSNQQVDAIHVTQLERDTVLVCLDQNLKIVNLQGKLKSNKKLASELSFDFGIGSVVCLQDSVLAFWKHGMQGKSFKSNEVTQEICDPSRVFRLLGSDRVVVLESRPTDNPTALSNLYILAGHENSY; the protein is encoded by the exons ATGGACATATTTCCTCGGCCCAGCGGCGAGATCCAGCGGCGAAACCCTCAACATGACTTTGAGCTCATCCAGCGGGTGGGAAGTGGCACCTATGGGGATGTCTACAAG GCGCGCAACATCCAAACGGGAGAGCTGACCGCCGTCAAGATCATCAAGCTGGAAGCAG GGGACGACTTTTCCATCATCCAGCAGGAAATCTTCATGGTGAAGGAATGCATGCACCACAATATCGTGGCCTACTTTGGGAGCTACCTCTG TCGAGAGAAGCTGTGGATATGCATGGAGTACTGCGGTGGCGGATCCCTGCAGGACATTTATCATG TTACAGGTCCTCTTTCAGAGGTGCAGATTGCGTACGTCTGCCGGGAGACTTTACAg ggTTTGGGATACCTCCACACCAAAGGCAAGATGCACCGTGACATTAAG GGCGCCAACATACTTCTGACAAACGACGGTGACGTCAAGTTAG CTGATTTTGGCGTCGCAGCAAAAATAaccgccaccatcgccaagagaAAGTCCTTCATCGGGACGCCTTACTG GATGGCTCCGGAGGTGGCGGCGGTGGAGAAGAATGGCGGCTACAACCAGCTGTGCGACATCTGGGCGGTGGGCATCACGTCCATCGAGCTGGCGGAGTTGCAGCCGCCCATGTTTGACCTGCACCCAATGAG GGCCTTGTTTCTGATGTCGAAGAGCAGCTTCCAACCACCCAAgctaaaagacaaaaacaaatg GTCCGCCGCCTTCCACAACTTTGTCAAAGTGTCCCTGACCAAGAACCCCAAGAAGAGGCCCACTGCCGACAAGCTCCTTTCG CACGTGTACGTGTCCCAGACAAGCTTGACGAGGCGGCTCGCCGTCGACCTCCTGGACAAGATGAACAACCCCGACAACCACCAGCATTACAACGAGGCGGACGACGATGACCTTGAG CCCCTCTCGGTGGTCCGGCACACCATCCGCTCCACCAACAAGCACGCTCGGGCCGAGAGGACGCGCTCTGAGATGGCCt TCGACAAGTTGCAATTCGAGCCGCCGCTGCGCAAAGAAACGGAAGCGCATTCGGAAATG GATGTGAGTAAAGATACTGACTTCCAGTCCCCCTGGAGCCCCTTTGCTGAGGGGGGAATAACAGCCAG GAGTCTCCTCAAAAGCGTTGAGGACGAGTTGTTCCAACG GGGACACGTCGCTCACCTCCATGACGCCTTCAATGATGTGGAACT atcTACTCTCAAGCCAGGGTATCCTCCTCCTCGCCCCCCGAAG CCCCGCTTGCGCATCCCCTGCGAGGACGCCGCCCTCAACGACGAGCAGTCGCTGACCGTGCGGCGCTTCCCCAACGGCGAAAACAGTCCGAGCCAGGCGTTGCGACGCCTGAGCACGCCGGATCACGGCAACAAAGCCAGGAGCTCGTCGCCGGACTACCTTTCCGTCAGCGTCAGCAGCCCCGGGCTCCTGTCGCACGCCTCGGACCAGG ACGACGACTCGGACGGAAGCTTGAATGGCGACAGCCCCAAGCCGGCCCCCCACCGGGCGCATCGGAAGCTGAAGAAGGATTTTCCC AAACCGGCTATCAATGGCTTGCCGCCAACACCCAAAGTGCTG ATGGGCGCTTGCTTCTCCAAAGTGTTCGATGGGTGTCCCCTGAAGATCAACTGCGCCACCTCCTGGATCCATCCGGACACCAAAG ATCAATACCTGATCTTTGGGACAGAGGATGGCATCTACACGCTCAATCTGAACGAGCTGCACGAGGCCACGATGGAGCAG CTGTTCCCCAGGAAGTGCACGTGGCTGTACGTTATCAACAACAACCTGATGTCTTTATCGG GGAAAAACTTCCAGCTGTACTCCCACAACCTCATTGGGCTCTTTGAGCAGCTGAAGAAACCCGGCTTGGCCGCCCAGCTCCAGACGCACCGCTTCCCGGACAAGATCCTGCCAAG GAGGTTCGCCTTGACAACCAAGATCCCCGACACAAAGGGTTGTCACAAGTGCTGCATCG TGCGCAACCCGTACACAGGCCACAAATACCTATGCGGAGCGCTGCAGTCCGGCATTGTCCTCCTGCAGTGGTATGAGCCCATGCAGAGGTTTATGCTCATCAAG CACTTTGACTTCCCGCTTCCCAGTCCGCTGAAAGTGTTTGAGATGCTGGTGGTGCCCGAGCAGGAGTACCCGCTGCTGTGCGTGGCCATCAGCCAAGGCGCCGAGCCCGGCCAGGTGGTGCGCTTCGAGACCATTAACCTCAACTCCTGCTCTTCCTGGTTTACCGAGATGGGAACCA GTAATCAGCAGGTGGATGCCATCCACGTCACCCAGCTGGAAAGAGACACAGTGTTGGTGTGTTTGGACC AAAACTTGAAGATTGTCAACCTTCAAGGCAAACTGAAGTCCAACAAGAAGCTGGCGTCCGAGCTCAGTTTTGACTTTGGCATCGGATCAGTTG TGTGCCTGCAGGACAGCGTTCTGGCCTTCTGGAAGCACGGCATGCAGGGCAAGAGCTTCAAATCCAACGAG GTAACTCAGGAGATCTGCGACCCAAGCAGAGTTTTCCGCCTCCTCGGATCCGACAG GGTGGTGGTTCTGGAGAGCCGGCCGACGGACAACCCGACGGCGTTGAGCAACCTCTACATCCTGGCTGGTCATGAGAACAGTTACTGA